One stretch of Gadus chalcogrammus isolate NIFS_2021 chromosome 14, NIFS_Gcha_1.0, whole genome shotgun sequence DNA includes these proteins:
- the nedd4a gene encoding E3 ubiquitin-protein ligase NEDD4-like isoform X1, protein MAARLRMQFGSRRSHTDPLSETLLGGHGAEREAGVAACSRVENLAHSSVRMKVTPVLSDYRNPQRYSSVFIPKCKSRGCNKKSTLQISLHPSGRPAGEPESNGEDVEPAGGEVGAGSGSDGGSCSSSMASDAGYCSSTNIFEPEASEHLRAGREKGVLCRKHKVPLRRCSSLVLFSRSPCSTPPASPVTLQAAPALLATPGSLAPQCGLRNASETLQENQEAGSKMSSCTSLRLSKAGCSSSEFRDAKRTVQLNLPSADEPQCGREDVSEALNHPSILDLPNRHSSSVLLHFAHQRPAMPGKGAMSRPRVNVEYPPGLYPAAQPGCEPSQRKLYRSTSTCLPPSAKLSERNPKVAAREREQEPAEGNQWQRTIQRSFSLEVPYTGKPTAQHVHIHLSPCPGARVTTAVTELKPAHKMDHIVTSRDHNMKTRDDFLGQVDIPLQQIPVENPNEERPYTSKDFLLHPRSHKSRVKGHLRLKMTYLPRTPGSEEEHADQPENMDPGWEFLEGQDMSGAGHQHLVPAMPPGWEERQDNLGRTYYVNHESRTTQWHRPTAGDSEGDTQRRQDINMEAQHAFTARRQISDHEENDRRDSPDSWENTLLEESSPSSLSQSTGHYSRPGADLRPACEELTQLQITGVPAVERRTSQTDHATAHSSHSSRRASAPALSSDESPANPAQLPGFPELPSGWEEKLDSRGRRYYVNHKSRVTTWTRPLVQVTSEAAAQNALPLSPSAGQPGAPEGSPLNSPGPERAYECGFMPAGWEVRSAPSGRPFFINHNTKTTTWEDPRLKIPVQMRRRVSLDPTDLGPLPPGWEERVHSDGRIFYIDHNTRTTQWEDPRLQSSAITGPAVPYSRDYKQKYDYFRKKLKKPADIPNRFEMKLRRSAVLEDSYRRILSVKRADFLKARLWVEFEGEKGLDYGGVAREWFFLISKEMFNPYYGLFEYSATDNYTLQVNPNSGLCNEDHLSYFKFIGRVAGMAVYHGKLLDAFFIRPFYKMMLQKPITLHDMESVDSEYFNSLKWILENDPADLDLRFTIDEELFGQTHQHELKPGGGDVVVTNDNKKEYIHLVMQWRFVNRIQMQMTAFKDGFYELIPQDLVKIFDENELELLMCGLGDVDVNDWRANTKYKTGYCPTQPLIQWFWKTVLLMDAEKRIRLLQFVTGTSRVPMNGFAELYGSNGPQLFTIEQWGTRDKLPRAHTCFNRLDLPPYESFEELREKLHIAIENAQGFDGVD, encoded by the exons ATGGCAGCCCGGCTCCGCATGCAATTTGGGTCCCGGAGAAGCCACACAGACCCTCTGTCAGAGACCCTGCTGGGCGGCCAtggggcggagagggaggctGGCGTGGCGGCGTGCAGCCGGGTGGAGAACCTAGCACACAGCTCGGTCCGCATGAAGGTTACCCCCGTGTTGTCGGATTACAGGAACCCCCAGCGCTACTCCTCCGTCTTCATCCCCAAGTGCAAAAGCAGAGGATGTAACAAGAAGAGCACCCTGCAGATCTCGCTGCACCCGTCTGGGCGGCCCGCCGGTGAACCCGAGAGCAACGGAGAGGACGTGGAGCCGGCCGGCGGGGAGGTGGGAGCAGGCAGCGGCTCTGACGGAGGCTCGTGTAGCAGTAGCATGGCCAGCGACGCCGGCTACTGCAGCAGCACCAACATCTTTGAACCCGAGGCCTCGGAGCACCTCAGGGCCGGCCGGGAGAAAGGCGTCCTCTGCCGGAAGCACAAGGTGCCGCTGCGGCGCTGCTCCTCGCTGGTCCTCTTCTCCAGGAGCCCCTGCAGCACGCCACCCGCCTCACCCGTGACGCTCCAGGCCGCCCCCGCCCTCCTCGCCACACCGGGCTCCCTCGCTCCCCAGTGCGGGCTGAGAAATGCGAGCGAGACCTTGCAGGAGAACCAAGAGGCGGGCTCCAAGATGTCCAGCTGCACCTCGCTCCGGCTCTCCAAGGCCGGCTGTTCGAGCTCCGAGTTCAGGGACGCCAAGCGCACGGTGCAGCTGAACCTTCCCTCAGCGGACGAACCGCAGTGTGGACGGGAGGATGTGAGCGAAGCGCTGAATCACCCGTCTATATTAGACCTGCCAAACCGTCACTCCAGCAGTGTGCTGCTGCACTTCGCCCACCAGAGACCAGCGATGCCTGGGAAGGGAGCCATGAGCAGGCCGAGGGTCAACGTGGAATACCCCCCTGGGCTGTACCCCGCCGCTCAGCCCGGCTGTGAACCCAGCCAGCGCAAACTCTACCGAAGTACCTCGACCTGCTTGCCCCCTTCGGCTAAGTTGTCAGAGAGGAATCCCAAAGTGGCTgccagggagagggagcaggagccAGCAGAGGGGAACCAGTGGCAGCGCACCATTCAGAGGAGCTTTTCCCTGGAAGTACCCTACACGGGAAAGCCGACAGCACAACATGTGCATATTCATTTATCTCCGTGCCCTGGGGCTAGGGTAACCACTGCTGTAACTGAGCTGAAGCCTGCTCACAAAATGGATCATATTGTTACCAGCCGGGATCACAACATGAAG ACGCGCGATGACTTCCTGGGCCAGGTGGATATCCCTCTACAGCAGATACCG GTTGAGAATCCCAATGAGGAGCGGCCGTACACCTCCAAGGACTTTCTGCTTCATCCGAGAAG CCACAAgtccagggtcaaaggtcacctgcGGTTGAAAATGACCTACTTACCCCGGACGCCTGGCTCAGAGGAGGAGCATGCAGACCAACCTGAGAACATGGAC CCTGGCTGGGAGTTCCTGGAGGGCCAGGACATGTCGGGGGCCGGCCATCAGCACCTGGTACCCGCCATGCCCCCCGGCTGGGAGGAGCGGCAGGACAACCTGGGGAGGACCTACTACGTCAACCACGAGAGCCGGACCACCCAGTGGCACCGGCCCACCGCAGg GGACAGCGAGGGGGACACCCAGCGAAGACAGGACATCAACATGGAGGCCCAGCACGCCTTCACGGCGCGGAGACAGATCTCCGACCACGAGGAGAACGACCGGCGGGACTCTCCTGAC AGCTGGGAGAACACGCTGCTCGAGGAGTCCTCGCCGTCCTCGCTGTCCCAAAGCACGGGCCACTACTCCCGCCCCGGCGCCGACCTGCGGCCCGCCTGCGAGGAGCTGACCCAGCTGCAGATCACCGGTGTGCCCGCGGTCGAGCGCCGCACCTCCCAGACG gatCACGCCACCGCGCACTCCAGCCATTCCAGCCGCAGAGCCAGCGCCCCGGCACTGTCCAGCGACGAGTCCCCGGCCAACCCCGCG CAGCTGCCTGGGTTCCCTGAGCTGCCATCAGGTTGGGAGGAGAAGCTGGACAGCCGAGGCCGACGCTACTACGTCAACCACAAGAGCCGCGTCACCACCTGGACACGCCCGCTGGTGCAG GTGACATCGGAGGCAGCAGCGCAGAATGCCTTGCCCCTGAGCCCCTCGGCAGGGCAGCCCGGGGCCCCAGAGGGCTCGCCCCTCAACTCCCCCGGGCCGGAGAGAGCCTATGAATGTGGCTTCATGCCCGCTGGCTGGGAGGTCCGCAGCGCCCCCAGCGGAAGACCCTTCTTCATCAACCACAACACAAAGACCACCACCTGG GAGGACCCCAGGCTGAAGATTCCAGtgcagatgaggaggagagtttCATTGGACCCAACAGACCTCGGCCCCTTGCCG CCTGGCTGGGAGGAGAGAGTCCACAGCGACGGGAGAATCTTCTACATTGATCACA ACACAAGGACCACACAATGGGAGGATCCCCGATTACAGAGCTCTGCCATAACAGGACCC GCAGTACCGTATTCCAGGGATTACAAGCAGAAGTATGACTACTTCCGCAAGAAGCTGAAGAAACCG GCGGACATCCCAAACCGTTTCGAGATGAAGCTGCGGCGCAGCGCGGTGCTGGAGGACTCGTACCGGCGCATCCTGTCCGTGAAGCGCGCCGACTTCCTGAAGGCGCGGCTGTGGGTGGAGTTCGAGGGAGAGAAGGGGCTGGACTACGGGGGAGTGGCCAGGGAGTGGTTCTTCCTCATCTCCAAGGAGATGTTCAACCCTTATTATGGGCTGTTTGAGTATTCCGCCAC ggATAACTACACCCTGCAGGTGAACCCCAACTCAGGCCTCTGCAACGAGGACCACCTCTCCTACTTCAAGTTCATCGGGCGCGTTGCCGGCATGGCGGTCTACCACGGCAAGCTGCTCGACG CCTTCTTCATCCGGCCGTTCTACAAGATGATGCTGCAGAAGCCCATCACACTCCACGACATGGAGTCTGTG GACAGCGAGTACTTCAACTCTCTGAAATGGATCCTGGAGAACGACCCCGCCGACCTGGACCTGAGGTTCACCATCGACGAGGAGCTGTTCGGACAG ACTCACCAGCACGAGCTGAagcccggggggggggacgtggtgGTAACCAACGACAACAAGAAGGAGTACATCCA ccTGGTGATGCAGTGGCGCTTCGTGAACCGGATCCAGATGCAAATGACTGCCTTCAAAGAC GGCTTCTACGAGCTGATCCCTCAGGACCTGGTGAAGATCTTCGATGAGAACGagctggag ctgctgATGTGCGGGCTCGGAGACGTGGACGTCAACGACTGGAGGGCGAACACCAAGTACAAGACGGGCTACTGCCCCACTCAGCCCCTCATCCAGTGGTTCTGGAAG ACGGTGTTGTTGATGGATGCAGAGAAGCGGATCCGGCTGCTGCAGTTCGTGACAGGGACGTCCAGGGTGCCCATGAACGGCTTCGCTGAGCTCTACG GATCCAACGGGCCGCAGCTCTTCACCATCGAGCAGTGGGGAACCCGAGACAAACTCCCCCGAGCGCACACCTG CTTCAACCGCCTTGACCTTCCTCCCTACGAGTCGTTTGAGGAGCTGAGAGAGAAGCTGCACATCGCCATCGAGAACGCCCAGGGCTTCGACGGCGTGGACTAG